TTTCTCAATCACTTCGTCAACTTCTTTTTTCTTGTGTCGTTGACGACGCTTATTAATTTATCACATTAACAATTAATAAGTCAACACTATTTTTCACTTTTTTAAAATAAATGCCAAAATGTTATTCATCCTGGCATTATATATAATTTAATGATAACTAAAGCACAAATACCCGGTACCCCCAAAATGCTAGAAATAGAAGCTGTACCAATATTAATTGGAATATGAAAACCAAAATATGTTCCAATCACATTAACGGCAAACAATAATACTACACCTATCATTACTTTAACGAATATCTTTCCTATGAATTGCAACGGTTTCACTGAGGCGCCAAAAATCAGCAAAACAAATACCAAAGCAAGAATTCCACCAATAATCAATGTAGAGTTCATTTTCCCCCTCCTTATATAACCTATACACTCTATTTGTATGGGACAAGGAAACAAAAAATACCGTTCAATTATTTTATTCAGTGTGGAGATTCATCCCTACTAATTATTAGTTCTCACTGATCGGGATTTTACGAGCAATTGATTACTTATAATTCCGCTGCATTTTTAGATTGAGATTTCGCCGCCCGAGAATAATAGTATAAAGAAAAGACCCTATTTTAAAAAACAGGGTCTTTTACCATTGCTCCATTTTTACAGGACGCCTTTTTGCTTCTTTTAGCAAGAAAAAGTATTTTGCTTCTGCTATTTTCAAAGAACATAGTACATCTTGAGATGGTTCGACACTTTGTTCTACCATCCTTTTTTGACGTAACCACTCATTCTTCACTTTTTCTAATGCAGCAATTAACTTATCATCATATTCTTTTCGCAACTTGCCCTTTTTTTGAAAAAACATTTTGATTTCTCCTCTTATATTTCTCTACGGCCTTCTAGAGCCTTCGATAGCGTTACTTCATCCGCATATTCTAAATCTCCACCAACGGGAAGACCATGCGCAATACGAGTCACTTTAATACCTGTCGGTTTTAAGAGGCGGGAAATATACATCGCTGTAGCTTCCCCTTCAATATTCGGGTTCGTTGCTAAAATAACTTCTTGTACAGTTTCATCTTGTAACCTTTTTAATAACTGTGGAATATTAATGTCCTCCGGTCCAATTCCCTCCATTGGTGAGATTGCACCACGAAGCACATGATAGACACCTTGATATTCTTTCATTTTTTCCATCGCGATTACATCTTTTGCTTCCTGTACAACACAAACAACCGATTGGTCACGATGTGAATCATCACAAATATAACAAGGATCACGATCTGTAATATGTCCACAAACAGAACAGTATGTTAAATTCCGCTTTGCATTTACAAGTGATTTAGCAAAATCTAATACGTCGTCTTCTTTCATATCTAACACGAAGAAAGCCAATCGGACTGCCGTTTTCGGACCAATCCCTGGCAACTTCATAAAGCTATCAATAAGCTTCGAAATCGGTTCTGGATAATGCATATATCAATATCCTCCTACTAGAACATTCCACCTGGTAAGTTTAAGCCTTTTGTGAATTGCCCCATTGTAGAGTTTGAAAGTTCCTCAGCTTGCTTAAGTGCATCATTTGTTGCAGCTAACACAAGGTCTTGTAACATTTCGATATCTTCTGGGTCTACAACTTCTTCTTTAATTTTCACTTCAAGAATTTGCTTGTGACCATTTACAATAACGGTAACCATTCCGCCGCCAGCTGTACCTTCAACTGTTCTTTCACCAAGTTCCTCTTGTGCTTTCGCCATTTGCTTTTGCATTTTTTGCATTTGTTTCATCATGTTATTCATATTTCCCATTCCGCCACGCATCATAATAAATTCCTCCTAATTGTTATTATTCTTTTATTTCAATAAGTTGTTGCCCTACTAACTTTACCGCCTCTTCTACGAGAGGATCTACTTTTTGTTCCGCAGCTTCTTCTGAATTCCCACCTTCACGTTGTAAAAATTCTTCGCGAATTTTCCCCCACTCACTCTTTGGAATTGCAATCATATTCAACCTTTTACTCAACAATTCAAAAAGAATTTGTTCTACGGTATCCATTGCATCACGATTTTCACTTGCCATTTTGCAATGTATCTCATATTGGAAAGCTAACACATAAGAATCTTCAGAAGCTGCAACTGGTTCACTATTCTCTAATAATACAGCAAACGCTACTTTATTATAGGATTTAAGTCTTCCTAGCAACTCACCCCATATACCTTTTAATTTCTCTAAATCTTGGCGTTTCGCTTGCTTTAATACTTCATGTACCCGTCCAACAGGTATTTTCATACTTCCTGTCCGCACAGGTTTTGGCGTTGTACGTGCCTCTCTTACTTCCTGTTGCGCACCAGCTGGCACACCATTCTTCTTCACATGTTCTAGTTCTTTTTCTAGTTGTTGCATTCTATTCATAATTGCTTGCAAACGGTCTGCACCATTCGTCTGCACCATAAATTGCTGGCAAAGTTGCACCATAACAACTTCTAAGAAAATCCGCGGATGATTTGTCCACTTCATCTCCTGTTGCCCCTTACTGAGCGTATGAATAATTTCATAAATCATCTCAGGTTGCATCGCTTCACTTAGCATACGGAACTGGTCATCTACAATTACCCGTTCTAACATATGTTCCAATTGTGGTGAAGTTTGATATAAGAGCATATCACGATAATAGTAAATGAAATCTTCCATAAAACGAACTGGGTCTTTTCCTTTACTCATCATATCATCAATAATACGCAATGCTCTTGATACATCATTCTCGCGCATGCATTCTACAAGGTTACCTAAATATTGTTGAGAAACAGAACCTGTTACCGCTAAGACATCTTCAGTCGTAACTACTTCATCGCTATAAGAAATAGCTTGGTCGATCAGACTGAGTGCATCACGCATACCACCCTCAGCAGCACGCGCAACAATTTGTAATGCTTCATCTTCTACCTTTGTACCTTCATTTGTAACAACCGTCGCTAATCTCTCTACAATATCATGTACTGATATCTTCCGAAATTCAAAACGTTGACAGCGTGAAATGATTGTAGGTGGGATTTTATGAGGCTCTGTAGTCGCTAAAATAAAGATAACATGTTGTGGTGGTTCTTCTAACGTCTTTAAAAGCGCATTAAAAGCTCCCATAGAAAGCATGTGGACCTCATCAATAATGTATACTTTATATCTCACTGCACTTGGGGCATACTTTACTTTATCTCTTATATCTCGAATTTCATCTACACCGTTATTTGAAGCCGCATCAATTTCTAATACATCCGAAATAGACCCTTGTGTAATGCCTAAACACGCAGGGCATTCATTACAAGGTTCAGCTACTGGAGCATGCTCACAGTTAATTGTCTTTGCAAATACTTTTGCAATTGTCGTTTTACCTGTTCCTCTCGGGCCTGAAAATAAATAAGCATGCGAAGCTTTCTCTTGAAGAATGGCATTTTGCAACGTTTTTGTTACGTGCTTTTGACCGACTACATCTTCAAAATTTTGCGGTCTCCATGTTCGGTATAACGCTTGGTATGACACGAAAATACGGCCTCCCTCAAAGGTTATTATCTTGTATATTATAACCCATTCTGTTTATAGATTCCAAAAGTTATTTTCTATACAAAAAACCCACCTCTTTATATAAGGTGAGTTTTGTATACATATATAACT
This sequence is a window from Bacillus pseudomycoides DSM 12442. Protein-coding genes within it:
- a CDS encoding pro-sigmaK processing inhibitor BofA family protein; the protein is MNSTLIIGGILALVFVLLIFGASVKPLQFIGKIFVKVMIGVVLLFAVNVIGTYFGFHIPINIGTASISSILGVPGICALVIIKLYIMPG
- a CDS encoding YaaL family protein, which codes for MFFQKKGKLRKEYDDKLIAALEKVKNEWLRQKRMVEQSVEPSQDVLCSLKIAEAKYFFLLKEAKRRPVKMEQW
- the recR gene encoding recombination protein RecR; the encoded protein is MHYPEPISKLIDSFMKLPGIGPKTAVRLAFFVLDMKEDDVLDFAKSLVNAKRNLTYCSVCGHITDRDPCYICDDSHRDQSVVCVVQEAKDVIAMEKMKEYQGVYHVLRGAISPMEGIGPEDINIPQLLKRLQDETVQEVILATNPNIEGEATAMYISRLLKPTGIKVTRIAHGLPVGGDLEYADEVTLSKALEGRREI
- a CDS encoding YbaB/EbfC family nucleoid-associated protein, coding for MRGGMGNMNNMMKQMQKMQKQMAKAQEELGERTVEGTAGGGMVTVIVNGHKQILEVKIKEEVVDPEDIEMLQDLVLAATNDALKQAEELSNSTMGQFTKGLNLPGGMF
- the dnaX gene encoding DNA polymerase III subunit gamma/tau; the protein is MSYQALYRTWRPQNFEDVVGQKHVTKTLQNAILQEKASHAYLFSGPRGTGKTTIAKVFAKTINCEHAPVAEPCNECPACLGITQGSISDVLEIDAASNNGVDEIRDIRDKVKYAPSAVRYKVYIIDEVHMLSMGAFNALLKTLEEPPQHVIFILATTEPHKIPPTIISRCQRFEFRKISVHDIVERLATVVTNEGTKVEDEALQIVARAAEGGMRDALSLIDQAISYSDEVVTTEDVLAVTGSVSQQYLGNLVECMRENDVSRALRIIDDMMSKGKDPVRFMEDFIYYYRDMLLYQTSPQLEHMLERVIVDDQFRMLSEAMQPEMIYEIIHTLSKGQQEMKWTNHPRIFLEVVMVQLCQQFMVQTNGADRLQAIMNRMQQLEKELEHVKKNGVPAGAQQEVREARTTPKPVRTGSMKIPVGRVHEVLKQAKRQDLEKLKGIWGELLGRLKSYNKVAFAVLLENSEPVAASEDSYVLAFQYEIHCKMASENRDAMDTVEQILFELLSKRLNMIAIPKSEWGKIREEFLQREGGNSEEAAEQKVDPLVEEAVKLVGQQLIEIKE